TAGTGTAAGTGCATACTCAAAATGTTTTGTGTATTCCTTACGCAAATTAAAACTGGATTATACAGAAACAGCCTTTCTCCAACCTTAAGGTCTTTTTTCCACACAAAGCTGCATTTGACTACATCTGCGCCTTCCAAAAGAGCAACGAAATTAATTGCTACAGCGTCGGTTACGTCCTTTTTCCCTCGTGCTATGAGATTTTCCTTTGCGACCTTTACAGCTTCTGCATGCTCATAGGTATTAAGGTTAAGGCACCTACCCAAATTAATTGTAGCACAAATAACACCAATTTGCGGATCGGCAAGCCCTCTTTCTCTCGCGGCTCTTCTGCCCTCTCGCTCAGCGAAATAAGAGGATGACTCATGGAAGTATACCCCATCACCTAACCAGTGCCGGGGACCTGTGCTAGGGTTAAAACCTTCCTTAAATATCTTGCCAGCAGAAATGAGCGTGGTGCCATGATATGCGTCTGGGACGATTTTTTGAATATATTCAATCGTGGATTTTTTGCTCATGTTCCGGATGAGCCCTCAGCTCCCTAGCAGGGCCTAATCAGAAGAAGATTAGTTTTAGGATAAAATACAAGATACCAAATTTTTCGCAAATAAAAACTTAATCAATATTATTTTTAGTATGGAGTCACAGCCGGCAAAACTCGGCAAATCGGCCTGGACAGTTATTCTGTCCAGAAAGGGTGTGTGCTATCGGTAGTGGATGGTGAAGATAACAGACCTGACAAGCTGATGTCCATAAGAATATAAGGAAACCCACAACCACCAGTCAGGCGTCGCCGCTTCCTTGAGGGGGTTCGCTCTCCAGATTTACGATCATCCCAAACGGTTGCGGATCTCCCTTTTGATGCCAAGTTCCACTTAGATCAAGTGAGAGTTGCGCATTCACAGCGTCTTCTTCCTTGTCTTCGTATTTGAGTCTTATTTCACCAGAAATCATCCCTTCCTCCATTGGATTGCCTGCTGTACATTGGAACGCATTATGTCACGGCTTCAGGGAGATTTAAAGCGGACGCTTTCGGGCGTCCTTTTTCGCACGGGTGCCAGCACAGTTTTCCAGCAATCTCGGGACCGGGACTTTTCAGACAGAAAGGAAGGGCCATTTTCATCCGCGGGATGAGATGGTCTTTTTCGCAGGTCAGGTGGGAGTTTTTTCCTCACCGGCCTCGATCTTTGATCTCCCATTATCGATGAGGTATTTGTAGTGCTGGTTGAGATCAAGAGCTAGCTACGCTCTCGTATCCGTCTCGATTCTTGTAAAGGCTCCATTTGATTTCCACTTGACGTCCTTCCTCTGGTTTTGCTTTTTTCGCGAGAACGGTTACCTGTTACCTAAGGTCGGATTTCCGATCCAGTTCCAAAGCGGCGCTTTCCCCCATTGCGACTCCTCCCTGCTTATAGGCCTGGCACATCCGGACCACAAGTTATCCTTAGCAACCTCCGCGCCAATCATTGGAGGACACCCAGCGGCCAGGGACAAAATGCGAGACCAGTGCCAACCTCCTACAGAGCGCCTATATCTACCGCCGTCTGATCTTGATTGAGAGACAAGCTCTGTTAACAGAAAGGCCCCCTCGGCAAAAATCGCCGAGGGGGCCTTCACTGTTAAAATTTATGATTCAACAACTTGCTAAAAGAAATTGTCACTCGCTCAAACTCGGGAAATGAGTGACAATTTCTTTTAGCAATTAAGCCCTTTGTAACTACCTGAAATTACATAACCACCAGTGACAAAGACTTTTAGCATTTCACAGAATGGGCACGAGTCTAGCGGAATTGCCCTGGGCTGTAAAGGGCCAATCCAAAAAGGTTTGACTGACCGCAACAACTCATTTAGACTAACTTTTTTGCCAATCAACCAAGGCGCAAGACATGCTGCGGACCCTGTTTTTTGTGGCCACTTTCATCCCCTGGACCCTGGCCTTGCTGCTGATCAGCCTGGCGGTGTCCTTCTTCGGGGCGGATGCCGTGCACCACTGGGCCAGAGTCTGGGCGCGCGGCGGTTTGCGCCTGGCGGGGCTGCGCGTGCAATGTCGCGGCCGACTCGAATTGGAGCCCGGGCAGGCGGTGATCTTCATGCCCAATCACCAGAGCAATTTCGACATTCTTGCCCTACTGGCCTGCATTCGGCCACCTTTTCGCTGGCTGGCCAAAAAGGAACTCTTCTCCATTCCCCTGTTCGGCACGGCCATGCGTCGTGCCGGCTGCATCGCCGTGGACCGTGGCGATCATCAACGGGCGGTAGCGAGCATGGATGAGGCGGCGCGGCGCATCCACGGCGGCGAATCGGTGGTCATCTTCCCCGAGGGAACGCGCTCCCCAGACGATCAGTTGCTGCCTTTCAAAAAAGGCGGTTTCATGACCGCCATCAAGGCGCAGGCGCCGATCATCCCGGTGGCCGTGACCGGCAGCGGCCGGGCACACCGCAAACACAGCCGCAAGATTCGTCCCGGCATTATCCGCGTCAACTTTCTGCCCTGCATTGAAACGCATGGGCTGACCACCAATGACCGCGACCAGTTGATGGATGCGGTGCGCCGCGCCCTGAGCGCGAATCTGAGGGAACCTAAGGCGGACACGACATGAGTGAGAGCATAGAATTGCAGCCTGCCGAGGTACGAATTACCGCCTTGGGCGGGCTGGGCGAAATCGGTCTCAACATGATGGTCCTCGAAAGCGGCACGGACCTGCTGCTCATTGATTGCGGCCTGATGTTTCCCGAGGCCTACATGCTGGGCATCGATCTGGTCCTGCCCGATATCAGCGCCATCCGCCACCGGGTCAAAGACATCCGCGCCCTGGTGCTGACCCATGGCCATGAAGATCACATCGGCGCCATCCCCTATCTGCTTCCGGAGTTAGGCTTTCCACCGATCTACGGCACCGGTCTCACTCTGGGCCTGCTGCGCAACAAGCTCGAAGAACACGATCTGCTCGATCGCGTCGAGCTGCGCCGGGTGAGTTTACCCGAAGAAGTTTCCCTGGGCCCCTTTGCAGTGGAGTTCTTCCGCGTCACGCATTCCATCGTCGACGGCGCAGGCTTGGCGATCCGCACCCCGGCGGGCCTGATCGTGCATACCGGCGACTTCAAATTCGACAACACCCCGGTGGACGGCAACCGCACCGACATGGCGCGCCTGGCCGGCTACGGCGATCAGGGGGTGCTGCTGCTGCTTTCCGACTCAACCAACGTCGAGCGCCCGGGCATGACGCTCTCGGAGCGGGTCGTAGGCGACGCCCTGGCCGAGATTCTGCCGCGCTGTCCCCATCTGGTGATGGTTTCGACCTTTTCCTCCAATATCCATCGCGTGCAACAGGCGGTGGACGCGGCCGTTGCCTGCGGCCGCAAGGTGCTGCTGAACGGTCGCAGCATGGTTGCCAACTGCACCGTGGCACGGCAATTAGGCTATCTGCGCATCCCCGACGCGACCCTTATCGACCTGCGCGACCTGCGCGATCTGCCGCGGCAGGAGGTCATGGTGATCACCACCGGCAGCCAGGCCGAGCCTCTTTCGGCGCTGATGCGCATCGCCATGGCCGACCACAAGCAACTTGAGCTGGAACCGGGCGACACGGTGATCCTTTCCTCCAAATTCATCCCCGGCAACGAGAAGGCCATCAGCAACCTCATCAATCACCTCTACCGACGTGGCGCAGAGGTCTATTACGAGACCACCAGCGAAATCCATGTCTCGGGGCATGCCGGGCAGGAGGAACTCAAGCTTATGCTGGCGCTGACCCGGCCGCGCTATTTCGTACCGATTCACGGCGAGTACCGCCATCTGGTGCGCCATGCGCAACTGGCGCGTACCATGGGGGTGGCCGCCGATTACGTCCGGGTGCTGGAGAACGGCCAACCGCTGGTGGTGGGGCCCAACGGCCTGCGCCGGGAGGCGCGGGTGGACAGCGGCCGGGTGCTGGTCGACGGCAAAGGGGTGGGGGACGTGGGCGCCATGGAACTGCGGGATCGCCGCCATCTGGCCAATCACGGCCTGGTTATGGCGATTCTCGGCGTCAATCAGAAAAGCGGCGAAATCGTCTATGGGCCAGAAATCTTTACCCGCGGCTTCATCCCTGAAGAAAACAGCGCCGCCTATCTGGAGGAGATGCGCGCAGTGATTCTGCAGGTATTCCAGGAACACAGCCTCGAAGCCGTCACCGAATGGGAAGAGCTGCGGGTCGAAGTTCGCAAGGCTCTGCGCCGCCTCTTTAATCGCACCATAAAACGCCGGCCGCTCATCGTGCCGGTGATCATGGAACTTTAAGCAGAATTCAACTATGTCCAAAGATGAGAAGAAATCCCTGGCCGGTGTTCTGAAAAAGGAAATCTCCGGCCTCCTGTGGTTGGCGGCGGGACTGTTCGTGCTGCTGTGTCTGGTCTCCTACAACAGCGGTGACCCGTCCTTCAACAACAATCTGCACCCGGAAAAAATTCACAATTTCGGCGGTGTGGTCGGCGCCCATGTGGCCGACCTGCTTTATCAGGCCGTCGGCCTGCCCGCTTTGCTCATCCCACTGATCTGCTTTCTGACGGCTTGGCGCCTGCTGAAAATGCGCGAGGTCAGATTCCGGCTCTACAAATCCCTGGCCTTTGTGGCCCTGCTGCTCTCCTTGGGAGGCATGCTGGCCCTGGGTCTCGATCAGGTCATGCTGTTCGGCCAGACCATCAACGAGGCCGGGGGCGGCGCCGGGCGCATCCTGGTCGACACCCTCTCGCTGTGGCTCAATGTGACCGGGGCGGCCATTGTGCTTTCCGTCTTTTTTCTCGTCTCGCTGATTCTTGCAACGCGCTTTTCCATGGTGCTGTTTCTCTCCGGTCGCCTGGATCTCCTTGGCCGCAGCCTCGAAGAACGCCGCTCCCGGCGGGATGCACAAAAAGCCCGGAAAGCCAGGGAAAAAGGCGAGCGCCAGGAAAAGGGCCCGCTGATTCAGGCGCCCGTGACGCCCGCCCCGGTGGCGCGCGTCAATCCGAAAAAAAAGAAAAAACAGGAGGAGCAGGAACGCCAGGTCGCCTTTGAATTTCTTGAACCCTCCGGCACCTACCACCGCCCGCCTCTGTCGTTACTCGACCATGAAGGCGGCCCCGCGCCGCCCGTCGATCGCGAGTCGCTGATGGCCAACGCCCGGCTGCTGGAAAACAAGCTCAGGGATTTTGGTGTTCAGGGCGAGGTGGTCGAAGTCAAGCCGGGGCCAGTGGTGACCATGTACGAGTTCGCTCCTGCAGCCGGGGTCAAGGTCAACAAGATCGCCGGCCTCTCCGATGATCTGTCCATGGCCTTGCGCGCCCTCTCCATCCGCATCGTCGCACCCATTCCCGGGCGCGGCGTGGTCGGCATCGAGATTCCCAACCGCGAGCGCGCAACCGTGTGGCTCAAGGACATCATCGAGACCGATGTCTTTCAGCGCGCCGGGGGGCGGCTGCCCATGGCGCTGGGGCAGGATATTTTCGGCGGCACGGTGGTCGCCGATCTGGCCAAAATGCCGCATCTGCTGGTCGCCGGTTCCACCGGCAGCGGCAAGTCGGTGTCCATCAACACCATGATCCTCTCCCTGCTCTACCGCGCCACCCCCGAGGACGTGCGCATCATCATGGTCGACCCCAAGATGCTCGAACTCTCCATTTACGAGGGCATCCCCCACCTGCTGCTGCCGGTGGTGACCAACCCCAAAAAAGCCGCCCTGGCCCTCAATTGGGCGGTGCGCGAGATGGAGCGGCGCTACCGCCTGATGGCAGACAAAGGGGTGCGCAACATCGACGGCTACAACAAGAAGCTGGCGCGCGAGGAAAAGGACAAGGCCGAGCAGAAAGCCCAGGGGGTGATGGTGGTGGAGAGCACCGATCTCATGGAGGACGAGCTGCCGGAGATCCAACCCATTGCCGGGGAGGAACTCGAACACGGGCATCTGCCCTTCATCGTGGTCATCGTCGATGAGCTAGCCGACCTGATGATGGTTGCCGGACGCGAGATCGAAGAATCCATCGCGCGTCTGGCACAAATGGCGCGCGCCGCCGGCATCCATCTGATTCTCGCCACCCAGCGCCCCTCCGTCGACGTCATCACCGGGCTGATCAAGGCCAACTTTCCCACGCGCATTTCCTTCAAGGTCTTCTCGCGCATCGATTCGCGCACCATTCTCGACTCCATGGGCGCCGAAACCCTTCTCGGCATGGGTGACATGCTCTACCTGCCGCCCGGCACCGGCGCTCTGCAGCGTGTGCATGGGGCGTTTGTCAGCGAACTGGAAGTGCAGCGGGTGGTCGATTTCCTCAAGAAACAGGGGGAGCCGGAGTACGACAAGTC
The DNA window shown above is from Geoalkalibacter ferrihydriticus DSM 17813 and carries:
- a CDS encoding lysophospholipid acyltransferase family protein — its product is MLRTLFFVATFIPWTLALLLISLAVSFFGADAVHHWARVWARGGLRLAGLRVQCRGRLELEPGQAVIFMPNHQSNFDILALLACIRPPFRWLAKKELFSIPLFGTAMRRAGCIAVDRGDHQRAVASMDEAARRIHGGESVVIFPEGTRSPDDQLLPFKKGGFMTAIKAQAPIIPVAVTGSGRAHRKHSRKIRPGIIRVNFLPCIETHGLTTNDRDQLMDAVRRALSANLREPKADTT
- a CDS encoding ribonuclease J: MSESIELQPAEVRITALGGLGEIGLNMMVLESGTDLLLIDCGLMFPEAYMLGIDLVLPDISAIRHRVKDIRALVLTHGHEDHIGAIPYLLPELGFPPIYGTGLTLGLLRNKLEEHDLLDRVELRRVSLPEEVSLGPFAVEFFRVTHSIVDGAGLAIRTPAGLIVHTGDFKFDNTPVDGNRTDMARLAGYGDQGVLLLLSDSTNVERPGMTLSERVVGDALAEILPRCPHLVMVSTFSSNIHRVQQAVDAAVACGRKVLLNGRSMVANCTVARQLGYLRIPDATLIDLRDLRDLPRQEVMVITTGSQAEPLSALMRIAMADHKQLELEPGDTVILSSKFIPGNEKAISNLINHLYRRGAEVYYETTSEIHVSGHAGQEELKLMLALTRPRYFVPIHGEYRHLVRHAQLARTMGVAADYVRVLENGQPLVVGPNGLRREARVDSGRVLVDGKGVGDVGAMELRDRRHLANHGLVMAILGVNQKSGEIVYGPEIFTRGFIPEENSAAYLEEMRAVILQVFQEHSLEAVTEWEELRVEVRKALRRLFNRTIKRRPLIVPVIMEL
- a CDS encoding DNA translocase FtsK; amino-acid sequence: MSKDEKKSLAGVLKKEISGLLWLAAGLFVLLCLVSYNSGDPSFNNNLHPEKIHNFGGVVGAHVADLLYQAVGLPALLIPLICFLTAWRLLKMREVRFRLYKSLAFVALLLSLGGMLALGLDQVMLFGQTINEAGGGAGRILVDTLSLWLNVTGAAIVLSVFFLVSLILATRFSMVLFLSGRLDLLGRSLEERRSRRDAQKARKAREKGERQEKGPLIQAPVTPAPVARVNPKKKKKQEEQERQVAFEFLEPSGTYHRPPLSLLDHEGGPAPPVDRESLMANARLLENKLRDFGVQGEVVEVKPGPVVTMYEFAPAAGVKVNKIAGLSDDLSMALRALSIRIVAPIPGRGVVGIEIPNRERATVWLKDIIETDVFQRAGGRLPMALGQDIFGGTVVADLAKMPHLLVAGSTGSGKSVSINTMILSLLYRATPEDVRIIMVDPKMLELSIYEGIPHLLLPVVTNPKKAALALNWAVREMERRYRLMADKGVRNIDGYNKKLAREEKDKAEQKAQGVMVVESTDLMEDELPEIQPIAGEELEHGHLPFIVVIVDELADLMMVAGREIEESIARLAQMARAAGIHLILATQRPSVDVITGLIKANFPTRISFKVFSRIDSRTILDSMGAETLLGMGDMLYLPPGTGALQRVHGAFVSELEVQRVVDFLKKQGEPEYDKSILEAPPSAEGGGEDDDDELDEKWDEALALVTDSRQASISMLQRRLRVGYNRAARMIEKMEQEGIIGPSDGTSRPREVFINRIDP